CACAGCCTGCGCGCGCGCAAGCCCCTCGAGAACACGCTCTGCGTTTCCATGGAGATCACCCACAGTCAGATTGGGCTGCACCAAGGCAATGCGAAGGGTCGGATTGACAACGGCCACGTCTTATCCCCTTGTCGTTAAAATAATTATGTTATCAGAGTCAATAATGGGAAGCAAATGGGCTTAGGTCCGCACTCAAGGAGTGAGTATCGCCAGGATATCCTGCCCGGTCTCGCACTCGAGCAAGCGCTTACGGGTAGACCGGTCATGCAAATGAGTACTCAGGTAGGACAGAACTCTGAGGTAATTGTTGACCTGCTGGGCTGAAAAGACAATGAGGACAACAAAGTGAATCTTGGTCTCCTTGCCGCGCGTACGGATGGGAATCCCTTTGATTGAACGGCCGAAGCCCACGCGGATTCCCGTGACCCCGGGAGACATGGCATGCGGGATAGCTACATTGTTGCCCACATAGGTGCTCTCCTGGTTTTCACGGCGCATCACATCCTGCAGCAAACGCTTTGCGTCCTTGACCGAAGAATGATCTCCCAGAATTCCGCACATCTCGCGAATAGCGCCGTCTTTGGTCCGGGCCCTGAGGTTGAGCACCACATGCTTGTTGAGAATCAGTTTTTCTTCAGCCATTAGGAGTCTCTCTCCAATTCGAGCGGCTGGACCCACCTGCCCCGGAATTCTCCCCCGGTCAAGGAATCCAATGCCGCAGTCAGCTCTTGAAGCTTGAGTATTTCATGGAGCCCATCAGGCGTCAAGGGCTGGGAATCCGCAGAGTTCTGGAGCCAATCCAGTTGCTGGCGCCTGCGTTCGTAGTACAGACGGTTCACGTCACGCAGAATTTCATCCCGCAGTTGCGCGCGCAGACGGGATCGCCCATCAATGGAAATCTCATCACCCGACCAGATCAACTCCGTCATATCCCACCTGAGGCCCACCCCCCAGGAATCCCCGGAACTCTGCACATCCATGACCTGGTAAACAGGAAAAGTCCCTTCGTCCACCCGGTCCCCCACGGTCTGATCCGTATCCCAGTCGATGCTCACGCTGGGCAGCCAGGCGCTCCAGGCCAGACGGCGGCGCCAGGCACGAATTTGTCCGGGCCGGACATTAGCCACGCGTTCAGCCGCGTCCTGGACCTCCTCAATGCAAGGCTCGTTTTCAATCCACTCAAACCATCGATGGGTATCCACCCCAGAGTTCTGAGCCACCGCACGCGGCTCGGAGCGCTGCCACAAAAAGAAACCGCGGGCCCCCACGGCCGCAAGGTACGGGACAGAGCCGGACAAAAACGCCAAGTCCAATAGTTCACCGGGCTGCGGGGCATGGAGTTCTTCCCAGGAATTCGAACCCGGGATACCCTCCCAGATTTGTCCCCGCACCAGAGCAAGAACCGAATCCTCCAGCTCCCCTGGGCATACGGCCAAATCTGCCGGGACTTCGGCGGGAAGGCCCTGTGCAGCTTCAGACTCCCACTGCCCCTCCTGATTGAGCCGCCAGAACCGGCCCTGCCCCACAGCCCAGAGCTCTGCCTCCGATTCCTTTGCCGGAACTGCCGCCAGGCGGCAGGAAGCTCCCTCCGGAGCCTCATCAAAATCCTCATCATAGAGCTCTTCCAAAGTCATAGACGCGGCTTTGAGCTGAAGGCTTTGCTGCCACTCACCTGCCCCGTGCAACGCGCACCCGATGCCCTGCGCATTGACTGCGTAATGGGCACTCTGTGTGATTAAGATCTGATAGCAAGCTGTCTCCGGCAGTGCACGTATACGCTGGGGACTTCCCTCAGCCAGCGGTACGGCCCACAGCCCGTTGTCCGAAGCAACCAGAACCTGCTGTTTTTGCGAATCCCAAGCCAAGTCATGCACACGCCCCCAGCGATCCGCATAACTGGGCAGAGAGCTCCACTGCCCGGAGCTCAGCTCATAGCGGCAAATCCGGCTGCCTACAGAGGCAAAAAGAAAGTCCGGAATTTGAAGCAGAGCAGCGATGGGCTCAGGTGGAGCAGGCGGAGGCGGAAGGTCTTCCCATTGCCTGAGGTCCAGATTGTAGAAACAGAGCTCCCCGGTCCCGGTCCCCACATACAGCCTGCCGGACTCCGCAGAACCTGCCACGTGCAGCGGAGAGGACGCATACGGCCACCGGGACTCGGCCAGCTCCCAGTCCCAGGCAGCTCCAACCTGGCTTTGGCAGAGGAGAACGCCCGCCAGACAAAACCCAAATAAAAAACAGCCCGTACGCTTCAAGGTCTTCCCTCCTATGCCCAAAGCGTAGAGCTGTGTTTTCATTCTGTCAACAAAAATATTCTGAAACGTAAACACTTCTCAATCAGTTGCCCGGGCTCAAGCGCACAAAGCGGCGCTTCCCAACCTTGAGAAGGGCCCCGGCTTTGAGCTCGACCTGGTCATCCACTCCTTCCACGCGCCGGCCGTCTAAAACCACTCCCCCGCCCTGGATCAGGCGCCGGGCCTCGCTGCGGCTAGGAGCCATTTCACTGAGCTCCAACAGGCGCACAATCCAGATCCGGCCCTCGTTGAGCTCCGAAGCAGGCACGGTTTTCTCCGCCACATCCGTCGGATCCTCGCGTCTGGAAAAGATGCGGTCAAATTCCTCGGCTGCAGCCCGGGCGGCTTCAACGCCGTGGTAATCCGTGACAATGCTCTGAGCCAAGCGCACCTTGGCTGCCTTGGGGTGAACGCGGCCGCCCTGCACCTCCGTGCGCAGAGTCTCGATCTCACCCACCGGCACTTGGGTGAGCAACTCAAAATACTTCCACATCAGCTCATCCCCGATGGACATGAGCTTGCCGAACATCTCCCCCGGGGCCTCGTAAATGCCCACATAGTTGCCCAGGGACTTGCTCATCTTCTGGACTCCGTCCAAGCCTTCCAGAAGGGGCAGGGTCATCACCACCTGAGGGGCTTGGCCATACTCACGTTGCAGATCCCGGCCGACCAGCAAATTGAACTTCTGGTCCGTACCCCCCAATTCGATATCCGCCTGCAGAGCCACAGAATCATAGCCCTGCATCAAGGGGTACAAAAGCTCCAGCAAACTGATGGGACGGCCTTCCTTGAGGCGCTTGGAAAAATCATCGCGTTCAATGAGCCGGGCCACTGTGTAACGGGAACTCAGATCAATCACATTGGCAAAGGACATCTCCCCGAACCAACGGCTGTTGTAGCAGGTCTCGAAGAGTTCTCCCCCGGTTTGGAGCAACATGCCGATTTGATCGCGGTAAGTTTGGGCGTTGACCTCGACTTGTTCCGGGGTGAGGCGCGGCCGGGTTTGGTTTTGTCCGGAGGGATCGCCGACCAGTGAAGTGTAGTCGCCGATCAAAAACTGCACCCGGTGCCCGAGGTCCTGAAATTGTCTGAGCTTCCTGAACAGGACCGTGTGTCCCAAATGCAGATCAGGCGCGGTTGGATCAAAGCCCGCCTTCACTCGAAGAGGACGTTTCTCCTTCCGCGCCTGTTCTAATTTCTGAGCGAGTTCATCCTCAGAGATCACCTCACTCACGCCACGCGTGAGCTGCTGAAGTTGGTCCTGAGTTTCCTTACTCAAGCTCACCGTCTCACTCTTTAGTTTTGTCCGGCTCCGTCTCCGTGGACGCTTTAGGCTCCTCTTGGGCCTTGGCCTGGGAATCCCCATCAGAGTCGCCGCCATCCACGGCCTCCACGGAGTCGGGCTCATCAGACCCTTCCTGCGCCTTTTCCAAGGCCGCTGCGGCACTCGCGGCAATGATGGCTTTGAAATCATGAGGCTGATCCAAATCCATCATGCTCAAACCGACTTGCCGCTTATCGTTGTCGACCTTGATCACACGGACACGCACTTCTTTGCCCACATGGTCTTTGAAGACATCCTCAAGCGAACCCTGCGGTTTTTCCGGCAGCTCCGAAACATGGACCAACCCTTCGACATCCTGCTCGAGTTCCACGAACAATCCAAAGTTAGTGATCTTCGTGATGTGTCCGTCGACCTCCTTGCCGATCGGGTACTCCTCCAGAATGCGGCTCCAGGGATCGGTGATCAATTGCTTCAGACCCAAACCGATTTTTTGCTGGTCCGCGTCCACAGTCAAGATGACCACGTCAACCTCTTGACCCTTTTTGAGGATCTCGGCCGGATGGTTTACCTTGCGAGTCCAGGACATGTCGGAGATGTGGATGAGGCCTTCGAGATCATCATCCAGCTCCACAAAGGCACCGTACTCCACAAAGTGGCGCACTTTGCCTTTGACCTTGGAGCCCACCGGATAAGCCGCCTGGGCAGCAGCCCAAGGATTGGCCTGGGTCTGCTTGTAGCCCAAAGCCACTTTCTGCTTATCCTGGTCCACATTGAGCACGACCACCGTGATCTGGTCCCCAACCGTGAGGACCTGATTCGGATGTTCGACACGGCGCGTCCAAGAGAGCTCGGAGACGTGAACAAGTCCCTCAATTCCCTTCTCCAGCTCCACAAAGGCGCCGTAGGGCATGAGGTTAACAACCTTGCCGGCGACTTGGTCGCCGACATTGTACTTGGTCTCCACATTTTCCCAAGGACTGGGGATGGTCTGCTTGAGGCCCAAAGAGATCTTCATGTTCTCCTGGTCAAAATCCAGGATCTTTACGTTGATCGAATCCCCCACGCTCACAACCTCGCTCGGATGGTTGAGCCGGCCCCATCCCATATCCGTGATATGCAACAGTCCGTCCACTCCTCCGCCAAGATCAATAAACGCACCAAAGTCCGTGATATTCTTGACCACACCTTCACGGATCTGGCCGACCTCAAGATCTACGAGCAACTTGCCGCGGGCCTCTTCGCGCTCGGCCATAAGCACCTCACGGCGGGAAAGCACCACATTCTTGCGGCTGCGGTTGACCTTGATGATTTTGAATTTGTACGTCTGGCTCACCATCCGGTTGAGGTCCGGATACCCCTTTGTGGAGGTCAAGGAGGCGGGCAAAAAGGCCTCAATTCCAATATCCACCATCAAACCGCCCTTGACCTTGCGAGTGACACGGCCCTGAATGAGTTCACCTTCCTCATAATTAGAGATAAAGCGTTCCCATCCGAGCGTGCGTTCCGCCTTCTGCCGGGACAACACAACCATGCCGTCCTCGTCCTCACACACCTCCACGAGCACGTCAATTTCGTCGCCGACAGCGACCGGCGCGTTGTTGAACTCATGGAGAGGGATGACTCCCTCGGACTTATAACCGACATCCACCACAACCTCGCCCTTGGACACGGAAAGGATCTTTCCCTTAACCACCGCGCCCTCGTCCAGGTCGTTCATGGATTCTTCGTAAAGAGCTGCCAGCTCTTCGTCCAGCTCTTGATCTTCCTGACTGACTTGCTCCAGCTCCTCTGGGAGCTGATCTTCTTTGCTCACTAAACTCACTGCAATCACCTCGTGTTCATAGATTTGCCGGCCCTGGGACCGAGCCCATGAGCCGACATAGTGGTGGATAATACCACAACCAGGGGGTTTAAGGCAAGAGACGCCCGCCAGCTGCATCCGCGCAACACCTCAGGGACAGGTCTCGCCTATTCTTTTCGCAGCATGGACTTACACGAGAACCGTCCCCTTGGGTCATGGTATCGGGTCGGTCGAGATGCTCCGCCAGCTGTCTCGAGGCACGGCTCTCCAAGGACGTTGGGGGGACACATCTCCGAAGGAGATATGTCCCCTGTAACTAGCCAACACGGCAGGGGTACCCCGCACACACAAAGGAATCGGTTTATCCGCGCTTGAGGGAGGGGCGGCCCCCCGTACTTCACCATTCAATGAAAAAACTATATAAGGCGATCCGGAGCGAGGTGGCCGGTCCCGACCGTAGTGCGGAAAAATTGTCCAAAGGAAGACTTCTTAGAGTCTCTGGCGGCGTTCGGAGGCTCTTTCAAGAGTGGCGGTGAGGGTCTGGTCCCGGCCCGACCGGACCTGGCGCTCCACCTTCTGGAGTTCAGCAATCAGAGCCTTCAGCCCCCGTCCGATTTCTTTGCGATTCGTGACACAAATATCGCGCCACAGTTCAGGGGAGCCGGCAGCAATCCGAGTACTATCCATGAACCCGCTTCCTGCAAAGGCGAGCTGCTCATCGGTCGCGGCATTGACCAGGGCCACAGCCGCCAGATGGGGCACATGGCTGATAGCCGCCACCAAACGATCGTGCTCCCCCGGGCTCAGAAGTTTGACCTTGCATCCGATGGAACGCCAAAGCTTTTCAACCCGGCGCTGGGAGGCCCCATGAGTTCTGGCCGTCGGCGTCACAAAACAGGGAGCCCCCTCGTACAAGTCTGGCGATGCCGCCATAATACCGGTCAGGTGCGACCCGCACATGGGATGGGAGCCCACCACATGAGTCCCCTTGTGCAGAAGCTTCTGGAGTTCAGTCAGGATCTCCAGCTTGGTGCTGCCCACATCAGTCACCACGGCTTGACTCTGCAGCGCTCCTGCAATCCTCTCAACCAAACCAGCCATCGTCGACAGAGGGGTGCACAGGACAACGAGCTCTGCACCTGCCACAGCAGGCTGCGGGTCGGAAAAAACCTGGTCCACGGCCTCGAGCTTGAGCGCGGCTTTCCGCACGCTCTCCTTGCGCGCAAAACCCGACACACAGCGCGTCACACCCCTTTGTTTGAGCGCCATTCCCAGGGAGCCTCCCATCAGTCCCAGGCCGAGAATCGCGACTGTGTCAAACAGGGGTTTTTCCTGGTTCGATTTAGACATCGCGCCCCACACTCTGTGCCACCTTCTGCAGCTCTCGCATCAGTTTGCTGAAATTCCTGGGAAGGAGCGCATGAGGCCCGCAAGACAAGGACTCCTCCGGCTTGGCGTGCACTTCCAAAATAAGGCCGTCCGCACCCGCCGCCACAGCGGCTAAGGCCATGGGCAGTACCCGCCCCCACTTCCCAACCGCATGACTGGGCTCGACCACGACCGGCAAGTGCGAGTACTGCTTCACAATCGGAATTACACTCAGATCCAAAGTAAACTGAGTTTCGGATTCAAAGGTCCGGATTCCGCGTTCACAGAAAATAATTTGGGTATTGCCCTTTGCCGCAATGTATTCAGCGGCAAGGAGCCACTCCTTAACCATTGAGGCCAAACCGCGCTGCAGAACCACCGGCTTTTTAATCTGCCCCACAGCACTGAGCAAATTATAATTCTGCATATTGCGCGCACCCACTTGAAGAATGTCCGCATACTTCGCGACAAGCTCAACATCATTGATGCTCATAACCTCTGTAATCATCTTTAAACCGCATTTATCACAAGCCTCGCGCATCAAGACCAGGCCTTCTTCCCCCAAACCCTGCACGCTCACGGGCGCACTACTCGGTCTAAAAGCACTCCCGCGCAGCACCCCTGCTCCGGCCTTCTTCACTTTACGAGCAACTTCAAAGAGATTCTCACGGCAATCCAGTGTGCATGGCCCCGCCATAGTCACAATCTTTTTGCCGCCTATACTCACGTCGCCGATATGGATAATAGAATTCGCAGGCCTAAATTCCCGCGAAACCAGTTTGTAGGGAGCGGTAACCTCGAGCACCTTCTCCACACCTGGAAAGATGGAGAGAGGCTCTGTACGCAGGCGGTTCTCATCCCCAATGACTCCGATAATCGTGCGTTCCACACCCTTGGAGACCATGGGTTTGAGCCCGATAGCCCGCACTCTATCCAGGATGTGGTCCACCTGCTTCTGGGTGATATCCGGTTTTAAGACTATGATCATGCCCTCATCTCCTGCTTAAGGACACGGATAAAGCGCTCATTCTCGGCACAACTGCCCACAGTCACCCTTAAACAACCCGGC
The genomic region above belongs to Candidatus Omnitrophota bacterium and contains:
- a CDS encoding PTS sugar transporter subunit IIA, which encodes MAEEKLILNKHVVLNLRARTKDGAIREMCGILGDHSSVKDAKRLLQDVMRRENQESTYVGNNVAIPHAMSPGVTGIRVGFGRSIKGIPIRTRGKETKIHFVVLIVFSAQQVNNYLRVLSYLSTHLHDRSTRKRLLECETGQDILAILTP
- a CDS encoding tyrosine--tRNA ligase, which codes for MGIPRPRPKRSLKRPRRRSRTKLKSETVSLSKETQDQLQQLTRGVSEVISEDELAQKLEQARKEKRPLRVKAGFDPTAPDLHLGHTVLFRKLRQFQDLGHRVQFLIGDYTSLVGDPSGQNQTRPRLTPEQVEVNAQTYRDQIGMLLQTGGELFETCYNSRWFGEMSFANVIDLSSRYTVARLIERDDFSKRLKEGRPISLLELLYPLMQGYDSVALQADIELGGTDQKFNLLVGRDLQREYGQAPQVVMTLPLLEGLDGVQKMSKSLGNYVGIYEAPGEMFGKLMSIGDELMWKYFELLTQVPVGEIETLRTEVQGGRVHPKAAKVRLAQSIVTDYHGVEAARAAAEEFDRIFSRREDPTDVAEKTVPASELNEGRIWIVRLLELSEMAPSRSEARRLIQGGGVVLDGRRVEGVDDQVELKAGALLKVGKRRFVRLSPGN
- the rpsA gene encoding 30S ribosomal protein S1; translated protein: MSKEDQLPEELEQVSQEDQELDEELAALYEESMNDLDEGAVVKGKILSVSKGEVVVDVGYKSEGVIPLHEFNNAPVAVGDEIDVLVEVCEDEDGMVVLSRQKAERTLGWERFISNYEEGELIQGRVTRKVKGGLMVDIGIEAFLPASLTSTKGYPDLNRMVSQTYKFKIIKVNRSRKNVVLSRREVLMAEREEARGKLLVDLEVGQIREGVVKNITDFGAFIDLGGGVDGLLHITDMGWGRLNHPSEVVSVGDSINVKILDFDQENMKISLGLKQTIPSPWENVETKYNVGDQVAGKVVNLMPYGAFVELEKGIEGLVHVSELSWTRRVEHPNQVLTVGDQITVVVLNVDQDKQKVALGYKQTQANPWAAAQAAYPVGSKVKGKVRHFVEYGAFVELDDDLEGLIHISDMSWTRKVNHPAEILKKGQEVDVVILTVDADQQKIGLGLKQLITDPWSRILEEYPIGKEVDGHITKITNFGLFVELEQDVEGLVHVSELPEKPQGSLEDVFKDHVGKEVRVRVIKVDNDKRQVGLSMMDLDQPHDFKAIIAASAAAALEKAQEGSDEPDSVEAVDGGDSDGDSQAKAQEEPKASTETEPDKTKE
- a CDS encoding prephenate dehydrogenase/arogenate dehydrogenase family protein; translated protein: MSKSNQEKPLFDTVAILGLGLMGGSLGMALKQRGVTRCVSGFARKESVRKAALKLEAVDQVFSDPQPAVAGAELVVLCTPLSTMAGLVERIAGALQSQAVVTDVGSTKLEILTELQKLLHKGTHVVGSHPMCGSHLTGIMAASPDLYEGAPCFVTPTARTHGASQRRVEKLWRSIGCKVKLLSPGEHDRLVAAISHVPHLAAVALVNAATDEQLAFAGSGFMDSTRIAAGSPELWRDICVTNRKEIGRGLKALIAELQKVERQVRSGRDQTLTATLERASERRQRL
- the aroF gene encoding 3-deoxy-7-phosphoheptulonate synthase, whose protein sequence is MIIVLKPDITQKQVDHILDRVRAIGLKPMVSKGVERTIIGVIGDENRLRTEPLSIFPGVEKVLEVTAPYKLVSREFRPANSIIHIGDVSIGGKKIVTMAGPCTLDCRENLFEVARKVKKAGAGVLRGSAFRPSSAPVSVQGLGEEGLVLMREACDKCGLKMITEVMSINDVELVAKYADILQVGARNMQNYNLLSAVGQIKKPVVLQRGLASMVKEWLLAAEYIAAKGNTQIIFCERGIRTFESETQFTLDLSVIPIVKQYSHLPVVVEPSHAVGKWGRVLPMALAAVAAGADGLILEVHAKPEESLSCGPHALLPRNFSKLMRELQKVAQSVGRDV